The Streptomyces uncialis genomic interval AGCGTGACCAGCAGGAGGAGGACCCCGGACACGAACAGCATCGGCGCGGCGTTCGAGCCGAAGTCACGGTTGTAGGCGCCGTTGGCGAGCAGACAGAACGCGAGGGTCAGCACCCACATCCAGGCGGCGGTACGCGGCCGGGTCCGTATGCCCACGATCGTGACGACGACGAGGTGGGCCAGGAAACTGCCCTCGGACCAGGGCCACAGCGTCTGTCCCCAGCCGAGGGCCAGGGTCACCGGTGCGACCGCCAGCACCAGCCAGAACGCCAGCGCGGGCCGGACCAGTGTCACCACGACCGCCAGCGCGGGCAGCAGCCCGGCCAGGAGCATGGTGACCTCCGAGGCGTTGTACGTACTGGCGGTGCCGACGAACCACACGAACGCGGCGATCGCCACCACCAGGGCGTGCGGGGCCCATTTGCCCCGGCCGTCGAACCACCCCGCGACGGAGCTGTCCGGGCCCAGCGGCCGGAGCGGGCGGTAGACGAACGCGTCGTGGAAGAGGTCCTGTCGCAGTCCGCCGAGCACGTCCCTCGCGAGGTCGTACTCCGGACTGCGGGACTTGGCCCGCTGGGGGCCCGGGGTCTGGTGGGTCTGGGTCACGTTACGAAGGTATGCGGGGAACGTGCCCGGGTCGTCCCCTCCGAGAGGGGTTCCCCGGTGTCCGCCTCAGGTACTACCCGAACCCCCGTGCCCGGCCGGAGGAGGGCGGGGCGCCGTGAGATAGCTCTCAGGTATGACGGGGGCGGGCGAGGCGTGTCCCCCGCACGGATTCGATCTCCGGCGGCGGGCCCCGCGCGGACCCGGTCGACCCGGTTCACCTGGCGGGCCGGGCGCTTCACCGGGCGGCCACCCCGGTTCACCAGGCGAGCTGGGCGATCTCCTCCGCGACCACCGCGCACGCGTCCGCCGCCGGGTCGATCAGCGGGAAGTGACCGACCCCGTCCAGCAGGGTCAGGCCCACCACCTCACCGGCCCGCGCGGCGGCGTCCGCGTACGCCTCGCTGACGGCCGGCGGCACGACGTCGTCGGTGCGGCCCTGGACGAGCGTCGTGGCGATACCGGTGGGCAGCAGGGCCGCCGGGTCCGCGTACGGCAGCCGCCGCTCGAACGCGTCCGGGCCGCCGAGGAACTGCTGGGCTGCGCCGCCGCACACCCCGAGCCTCCCGGCCGTCCGGAGGTCCGCGATCGGCGCGAGCGCGACGACCCCCCGCAGCGGCAGCGGGCGGGCGCGGTACCAGGGGCTGTCCGGCGGGAGGGCATGGCGGGCGGCCGCCCACAGCGCGAGATGCCCGCCCGCGGAGTGGCCGGTGAGCACCGTACGGCGGGGGTCGGCGACGGGGAGGGCCGCCCGGACCAGGCCGGGGAGCGCGTCCATGGCCGCCGCCAGATCGTCGAAGGTGTCGGGCCAGCGGCCCGCGACCGGGTCCCGGGGCGCGGGGTCCGCGCCGCGCGGGGCGGGCAGCGCGCTGCCCCGGCGGTACTCGACGGAGGCGACCGCGAAGCCCCGGCGGGCCAGATACCCGGCGAACGGGCTGATGTGCCACCGGTCGTACGGGGCCCGCCAGGCACCGCCGTGCACCACCACGACCAGCGGGGACGAGGCTGCCGGGCCGGACTCGGTGCCGTGCGGGGCGTACAGGTCGACGATCTGGTCGGGGTGGCTGCCGTACGCGGCCGTCGCGTCCGGGGGGAGCGCCGGATGCGAGAAGGCCGACTCCTCCTCGGCTGCGGCGCGGGCTGTGGCGTCGTCCGGCATGCTCCGACCTCTCGTACGGCTGCTGGCGTTGGCCGGGACGCTATCAGTGCCCCTACGCGCGGTTGGGCTGGCTTTGGGGCTCTTGTGCCCCGGCCCGGGTGCGGCGATCGAGCCCCCGCCCCGGTCGCCGCTTGTGTCCCTGGCTCGGTCCCCACCTGAGTGCTTGCATGGGTCCCCACCCGCGTCCCTTCGTCCGCCCCTGCTTCGCGGCTCGCGGTGGTGCGGCCGGGCCCGGCCCGGGCCCGGCCGCACCACCCGGGGGTCAGGGCCGTGCCGCGAGGACCTCCCCGAGGATCCGGGCCGCGCGCTCCGTCTCGGCGAAGGAGAGGTACAGCGGGGTGAAGCCGAACCGGAGGGTGTCCGGCGCGCGGAAGTCCCCGACCACGCCCCGGGCGATCAGCCCGGCCATCACCGGCTCGGCGTCCGCGCAGCGCAACGCGATCTGGCTGCCCCGCTCGTGGTGGGCCGACGGGGTCATCACCTCGACCCGGCCCTCGGGTACGTAACGGGCCACGCACTCCAGGAAGAAGTCCGTCAGGGCGAGGGACTTGGCCCGGACCTCCTCGATCGCGACCCCGTCCCAGACGGTCAGCGCCTCCTCCAGCGCCAGGGCCGACAGGATCTCCGGTGTACCGACCCGGCCGCGCAGGGCGCCCTCGCCCGGGGTGTAGCCGCGGTGCATCCCGAACGGCTCCGCGTGACCGGTCCAGCCGGGCAGCGGGGAGTCGAACAGGGGCTGGAGGTCGCGCCGTACGTAGAGGTACGCGGGGGACCCGGGCCCGCCGTTCAGGTACTTGTACGTACAGCCGACGGCCAGGTCCACCCCGTGGGCGTCCAGCCCGACCGGCAGGGCGCCCGCGCTGTGGCACAGGTCCCAGACGGTGTACGCGCCCGCCGCGCGGACGGCGCGGGTCAGCGACGGCAGGTCGTGCAGCCGCCCGCCCCGGTAGTCGACATGGTTGAGCAGCACCGCGGCCGTGCGCGGGCCGAGGGCCTGCGGCACGTCCCGCGGGAGCACCGCGCGGATCTCGCAGCCCGTCATCCGGGCGGCCGACGCGGCGATGTACCCGTCGGTGGGGAACGTCGAGGCGTCCACCAGGAGTTCGTCCCGTGCGGTGCCCGCGGGGTTCCCGTCCGTCCCCGCGCGGGCCAGCCGGATCGCGCCGACGACCGCCTTGAAGACGTTCACGCTGGTCGAGTCGCCGACGACGATCTGGCCGGGGGCGGCGCCCACCAGGGGCGCGATCAGATCACCGATCCGCTCGGGCGCGGTCCACCAGCCGCTCTCGTCCCAGGACCGGATACGCAGCTCGCCCCACTCCCGCCGGATCACGTCCGCGATCCGGCCGGGCACGGCCTCGGGCAGCGCGCCGAGGGAGTTGCCGTCGAGATAGACCGTGCCGTCCAGGGCGAACAGCGCGCGGCGGTCCGCCAGCGGATCGGCGGCGTCGAGCCCGGCGGCCCGCCCCCGGAGCCCCGCGTCACCCCCCTCCGCGACGGCACCCGCACCCGCAACGGCCGGGTCACCCACGCCCACGTCACCCAGGGCCAGGGCACCCGCACCCGCCCCACCGACCGCCGCGTCACCCACGGCCGGGTCACCCGAACCCGCCGCACCGGCCGCCGCACCGGCCGCCGCCCCGCCAACCGCCGCCGCCTCACCCGTCACCGGACCCGCTCCCCCCTCAGACATGGCTCCGCGCCGTCCACAGCTCGGGGAACACGCTCTTCGCGGCCCGCTTCTCCAGCCAGGCCACCCCGGCCGAACCGCCCGTCCCGGTCTTCGCGCCCATCGCGCGCCGGGTGGCGACCAGATGGTCGTTGCGCCAGCGCCAGACCAGCTCTCCCACATCCGTCAACGTCTCCCCGAGCAGCAGGAGTTCCGCGGGTGCCGCGCTGTCACCCGAAGGGGACGTTCCGGGGAGCCGCTGCTCCGCGTAGAGGGAGCTCCACACCCGCTCGACCTCGGGGGACGGCTCATAGCGGGCCGCGAGGTCGCGGTCCAGGACGGCGGCCGGGACGGGCAGGCCGCGGCGGGCGAGCAGCCGCAGCACCTCGTCGTACAGGCTCGGTTCGTGCAGGGCCTTCTCCAGCTCCGCGTGGACCCGGGGCGCGCCGCGGTGCGGGACGAGCATGGACGCGGACTTCTCGCCGAGCAGGAACTCCATGCGCCGGTACATCGCCGACTGGAAGCCGGAGCCGTCGCCCAGGGCGCTCCGGTAGGAGTTGAACTCGGCGGGGGTGAGCCGGGCGAGCGGACGCCAGGACGCGTTGAGGGCCTCCAGCTCCGCGACGGAACGTTTCAGCGCGGCGACCGCGACGGGGATGTCGTCCTCGCGCAGCGCCCGCGCGGCGGTCTCCCACTCATGGACGATCACCGTGAACCACAGCTCCATGACCTGGGTCGTGACCAGGAAGACCATCTCGCCGGGATCGTCCGAGAGGGGGTGCTGGAGATGGGTGAGCACATCCGCCCGGACATAGTCCTCGTACGGTGTGGTGCCCTGGAAGTCGAGGTGCGGGGCGCTCTCGGCGCCCTGGCCGGCTCCCTGTGTCTCGTGGGACATCGCTGTCTCCCGATATGTACTCCGGGTAGCGGTCCGCCCCTGCCTTGTCGACACGGGGGCCCCGGTCCCCACCGGCATCCTCGGTGATCGTCCGCAGGACGGCAAGGCCCGCCCGGCGCGAACACCGGACGGGCGGTTCGTACACATGTACGAAATATGGGCGGGGTGGCGGCACCCGGGACGGTACCCGGACGCGGCTCAGCCCAGGGTCTGGGCCGCCGCCGGGGAGGAGTCCTTCAGGAACTGCGTGCAGCGCGCGTGCTCCTCCTGCTCACCGATCGACCCGGCGGCGCGCGCGAGGGCGTGCAGGGCCCGCAGGAAGCCGCGGTTCGGCTCGTGGTCCCAGGGCACCGGACCGTGCCCCTTCCAGCCGCTGCGGCGCAGCGCGTCGAGGCCGCGGTGGTAGCCCGTACGGGCGTACGCGTACGACTCCACGACGCTGCCCCGCTCGTACGCCTCGTCGGCGAGCTGCGCCCAGGCGAGGGAGGAGGTGGGGTACTTTCCGGCGACCTCGGCGGGCGGGGTGCCCGCGGCGAGGAGTTCGCGGGGCTCCGGGTCGTCGGGCAGATGGGTCGGGGGCGGTCCCCCGAGCAGGTTCTCGTGAATCGACATGGGTTCCAGTCTCCCAGGTGCCCGGGTGTGATGCGGGGGTGTGCCGTCATCCCGGCCCCGGAGGCGGCGAAGCGCCCCGGTCCGTCACCGTCCGGTGAGCCTGCGCACCGCCCGGACGACCGCGTCGGTCCCGGTCAGCGCCTTGCTCCGGGGGCAGCCCACGTTCAGCCGCAGGAACCCGGGCGCCCCGTACGTCCCGCCGGGCATCACCGCGACCCGCTCCCGTTCGACCAGCTCCCGTTGCAGCGCGTCGTCGCCGGTCAGCCCGAGGGGCCGCAGATCGATCCAGGCGAGGTACCCCGCGTCCGGCGCCCGCCACCCCAGTCCGGGCAGCTCCGCGCCCAGCCGTTCCTCGACGAGCCGCAGATTGCCGTACGTGTACGCGCGGACCGCGTCGAGCCAGCCGGCGGACTCCCGGTACGCGGCGATGTGCGCGGTGAGCGACAGGACTGCGGGGGAGGCGAGCCCTTCGCCGTTCTCCGTCCGGCGCAGGAACTCCGTCCGGTCGGCGGGGTCGCCGATCACCCCGTACGAGCCGGTCAGCGCGGGGAAGTTGAACGCCTTGGAACCGGAGGTGACCAGCGCCCAGCGGCCCCGCCCGTAGTGCGTCCACGGCCGGTGGACATGGCCCTCGTGGGTGAGGTCCGCGTGGATCTCGTCGCTGATGACGGGGATGCCGTACCGGTCCGCGAGCGCGGCGGTCCGGGTCAGCTCGGCGTCCGTCCACACCGTGCCGGTGGGGTTGTGCGGGGAGCAGAGCAGCAGGACACGGGCGCCGGGGCGGGCCAGCTCGCGCTCCAGCGCCTCCCAGTCGCGGACGCCGACCCCGCGCAGCTCCCGTCCGAGCCCCTCGACGGCCTTGCGGAAGCCGTCGTAGACGGGGGTGTGCACGACCACCCCGTCCCCGGGCTCGGTCCACATCCGGAGCAGCTGGGACACCTGCGAGAGCACGGACGGCGCGTACACCAGCGATCCCGGGTCGATCCGGGTCCCGTGTCTGCGGGCGAACCAGTCGGTGACCGCGCCGAGGAAGTCGTCGTTGCGCCAGTCCGTGTAGCCGAACACCCCGTGGCCGACCCGGCGCAGCAGCGCGTCCCGGACGGCCGGGGCGACGGGGAAGTCCATGTCGGAGATGGTGAACGGCAGCAGACCGGGCACGGGGAACCGGTCCGCGACCCCGTCCCACTGCACGGACCAGGTGCCGCGCCGGTCGACGGCGGTGTCGAAGTCGTACGGGTACGCCATCCCTGCTCCGTTCGGTACGGGGCGCCCGGGCCCGTGCGCCGGTACGGGCGCCCTCGCATCGGTGGGCGCCGGTACGGGGGCCCGCGCGCCGGTCGGCGCCGGTACGGGCGCCCTCGCGTCGGGTGCGCCCCGCTACGGGTGCCTCACGACCGTACGTGCCCGCACGCGCCGAGGCCCGGCCGCCCCGGGAAGGGGAGGCCGGGCCTCGGTACGTGCCGGGTGCCGCGTGCCGCTCGTGCGGCGCGGGCCGCTCGGCGGACTACTTGATGCGGGTGCCGGTGGAGCGCAGGTTGCCGCACGCCTCGGTGACCCGGGCGGCCATGCCGGCCTCGGCGGCCTTGCCCCAGGTGCGCGGGTCGTACAGCTTCTTGGCGCCGACCTCGCCGTCGACCTTCAGGACGCCGTCGTAGTTCGTGAACATGTGGGCCGCGACCGGACGCGTGAACGCGTACTGGGTGTCGGTGTCGAGGTTCATCTTCACGACGCCGTTCTCCAGCGCGGTGGCGATCTCCTCGGCGGTCGAGCCGGAGCCGCCGTGGAAGACGAAGTCGAACGGGGCGGACTTGCCGTACTTCGCGCCGACGCCCTCCTGGAGGTCCTTCAGCAGCTCGGGACGGAGCACGACGTTGCCCGGCTTGTAGACGCCGTGGACGTTGCCGAAGGACGCGGCGAGCAGGTAGCGGCCCTTGTCGCCCAGGCCCAGGGCCTCGGCGGTGCGGATCGCGTCGTCGACGGTGGTGTACAGCTCGTCGTTGATCTCGTGCGTGACACCGTCCTCCTCGCCGCCGGTCGGGGTGATCTCGACCTCAAGGATGATCTTGGCGGCGACGGCCTTCGCGAGCAGCTCCTGGCCGATGGCCAGGTTGTCCGCGAGGGTCTCGGCGGAGCCGTCCCACATGTGGGACTGGAACAGCGGGTTCACACCGCGGGAGACCCGCTCGGCGGAGATCTCCAGGAGCGGCCGGACGTAGGTGTCCAGCTTGTCCTTGGGACAGTGGTCGGTGTGCAGCGCGACGGTGACGTCGTACTTGGCGGCGACGATGTGCGCGAACTCGGCGAGGGCCACGGCGCCCGTCACCATGTCCTTGCTGTGCTGGCCGCCCAGGAACTCCGCGCCACCGGTGGAGATCTGGATGATGCCGTCGCTCTCGGCCTCCGCGAAGCCACGCAGGGCGGCGTGCAGGGTCTGCGAAGAGGTCACGTTGATGGCCGGGTAGGCGAACTTGCCTGCCTTCGCCCGGTCGAGCATCTCGTTGTAGACCTCGGGGGTTGCGATGGGCATCTGTCCGCTCCTCGTGATTACGCGGGGTGTGGTTCTGACCGACCCTGACCTGGCTGATCCGGACCCGGTCACTGTCCGGGGCACGGGGTGCGCCGGGAGTGGCAACGGGGTGGCGACGTCATCGTCCCGGCCATCTTCCCAGACGTGAGCGGGTGCTCCCGTGCCGGGTGCCGGGAGCGGCGGGCCGCGCGGACCCGTCCGGCCGGGCCGCACCCGGCCGTACGAGCATCCGTACGACCGCCCGCGCGGGCGTCCTCAGTCGAGCCCGAGCTCGTCCTTCGAGAACGCGAAGCGGTACGGGACGCCCGCCGTCCCGCTGATGCGCTCGGCGGCGCCCGTCGCGCGGTCCACGATCGTGGCGACGGCGACGACCTCGGCACCGGCCGCGCGGACCGCTTCCACGGCGGTCAGCGGGGAGCTGCCGGTGGTGGAGGTGTCCTCGACGACGAGGACCCGGCGGCCCTTGATGTCGGGGCCCTCGACCTGGCGCTGCATCCCGTGCACCTTCGCGGCCTTGCGGACGACGAACGCGTCGAGCGTGCGGCCGTCCGCCGCGGCGGCGTGCAGCATCGCGGTGGCGACCGGGTCGGCCCCGAGGGTCAGCCCGCCGACCGCGTCGAAGTCGAGGTCGGCGGTCAGGTCCAGCATCACCCGGCCGACGAGGGGGGCGGCCACGGCGTCCAGGGTGATCCGGCGGAGGTCGACGTAGTAGTCGGCCTCGATACCCGAGGAGAGGGTCACCTTGCCGTGCACCACGGCCTTGTCCTTGACCTGCCCGAGCAGGTCGGTACGTGCGTCGCTCATGGGGCGAGTTTAGGTGGGCCCGTGGTTCCCCGGGTTCCCACGGGTGGGCGCCGCGCGCGTGCCGCGTCCCGCCCGGGGTCAGCCGGGGTCGAGGGAGGTCCAGGTCCAGGTGGTGGTGGCTTCCAGCGGCGATACGGGGGTGACCAGGCGCGGCGCGGTGTTGAGGCCGTCCGGGGGACCCGTCTGGGGCTCCACGCACACGGCGGCCTCCTGCTCGTCGTACACGACGACCCACGGCTCACGGGACGTGATGTTCAGGGCGAGCTGTCCCGGCCAGGTCAGGGTCACGTCGACCCCGTCGGGCATGCCGAAGCAGTCGTCCCACGGACCGGGCAGCGGATCGATCCGCTCGCCCGTCGGCAGATGGTCGGCGCCCCGCCGCTCCTGCCACGCCGCCGCGAAGTCGATCCGTACCGTCTCCGCGTCCGGCGCAAGCTGCCGGTTGAACCAGGGGTGCCAGCCCACCTGGGCCGGGAACGACGAGCCGTACGTCTCCACGGCGAGCGTGAGCGTGAGGGAACCGGGTGCCAGCTCCACCACCTGGGTGACCAGGCCGGGGTACGGCCACGGGTCGGTCAGCTCGTGCGTGATCACGGCCCGGTCCGCCGTGCGGCTGTGCCGCGCGGTGCGCCAGGCCCCGTCCCTGGCCGTGCCGTGGATGGCGTGCGGGGCGGCGTTCAGCGGCATCTGATGGACGTCCGCGCCGTCCCGGAAGCGGCCGTCCCGGATCCGTCCGCACCAGGGCACCATCGGGAAGCTCCCGAAGTGCTCGCCCTGGCGCAGCAGTTCGGTGCCGCCGACCTTCAGACTCCCGATCCGGCCGCCGTCGCCCGGCCGTACGGTCACCTCCGCGTCGCCCGCGGTCAGTGTGATCTCGTCGCTGCTCACGTGCCGACCCTACGTTCAGCGGTCACTGCCGCCGCCGCAGGGCCCGCCCGACGACGATCGCCGTCGCGACGACCAGCGCGGCGGCGGGCGCGGCCCAGCGCAGGGTCGCCGCCTGCCCGGTCGCCTCCGGTACGGCGACCGGGGCGTACCGGCCGCGCGGGGGCGCGTGGTCGACCTCTTCGGCGCTGCGGCCGATCATCGTCCGGCGCGCGTGCGCGGCCTCGGCGGGCGGTCCGGGCGCCTCCCGCCTGGCCACCTCCTCCACGACGTCGTCGGCGACACCCGCGAGGTCATGGGCGGCGTCGATGTCCTCGACCCGCCCGTCGGGTTCCTCCGGCCGTGCGCCGGTGTCCGGCCCGTCGGGCACGACAGGCCCGTCCGGTGCGGCAGGCCCGTCCGGTGCGTCCTGCCCGGCGTCCGTGTCCTGCCCGTCCGTGGCGCCAGGCCCCGCGTGGTCCTCTTCGCCGTCCTCGTGGCCGTCCTCGTGGCCGTCCTCGTCCTCCTGGGCGGCGGCTTCCTCGGTTTCGGCCGTCCGGAGCGACTCGGCCGCGTCGGCGGCCTCCGCCTCGGCGGGGTCGATGCCGTCCTCGTCATCGAGGGCGTCGAGGGCGTCGGGGTCGTCGATCCCGGCGGCGCTGTCGTCCACCCCGGCGAACTCCGGACCGGGGTCCCCGGGGCGGCCGTCGTCGGACACGTCCCCGTCGGCGAGGTCGTCCCCGGCGGGCACGGGCGGGTCGTCCCCGTCGGCCAGGTCGTCCCCGTCGGCCGGGTCGTCGCCGTCGGCCGGGTCGCCCTGTCCGGTACCGGCCAGGTCGGCGGCGTGATCCTGGCCGTCCTGTCCGCTGCCGCCGAGGCCGTCGCCGTCGTCGTGCGGGGTGTCGTGGCCCGAGGTGCCCGCGAGCGCCTCGGTGAAGCGGGTCAGCAGCCGGGTGACCGCGGCCTCCACCGCCTCGGCGGTCAGCTCCCCGGCCCGGCCGTCGCCCTCGGCGGTGGCGTCGTACCGCACGCCGGTCCCGGTGCCCTCGGGGACCAGCCGGGCGGTCACGGTGACCCGGACGGTCCCGGTGCCACGGACCTCGGTGCCCTCGGCGTCGAGCCGGAAGCCGTCCGGGTCCGGGGTGACCCGGAACGTGCCCCGGTACGTGATGGAGGTACCCCCGGCCCGGACCTTGAGCCTGCCCGTGCCGGGTGGCTCCCCCGCGTCCTGCTGGAACCCGGGGACGGCCCGGGCCACCGCGACGGTGTCGGCGACGGCCTCACGCAGAGGCTCAACCCCGACCGGAACGACCACCTCGTGCTTCATGCCACGAGCGTACCGACGCCCCGCCCCGCCCCGCAGACCTCCGGGGACTCCGGCCCCGCCCGCGCCGCCCCGGCCGGGCGCACGGGGGCCGGTCCGACCCGCGCCCCCGCCGGTACCCGCGCGGGGAGGGAACCCGGCCGTCCGGCCGGGGCCGTACGCCTAGAGCGTGGCGGCCACCCGTACGCCCACGCGGGTGCGGGTGGCGACGAGTTGGCCGTCCTGGGGGTAGGCGTGCCAGGTGCGCCAGTGCACGTGCCCCTCGTGCCGCTGGGCCAGCATCGCCGTGAACGCGTGCGGGTCGCCGGGGAAGACGCCCGCGAGACCGTTCGGATGGTCGGAAACGAGTGCGATGAGTTCTTGCGCCCGGCCGGTGAACTGCCCGCTGGACAGCGTCTCGACCCGGGCCGCGAACTCGTACTCCCAGTCCCCGACGCGTTCCGCGACCCCGAGCGGAAGGGGCGTACTGCTGCCGGGGATACAGGCGACGGTCTCCGAACAGATGCCGCGCTCCTCCTCCAGCAGGACCTGGTGGGAGGCGCCGAGAAGTCTCAACTGGAGTTTGGTTCCCGACAGTTCGAGATCGAGGGTGGCCAGGGCGGGCAGCGGCTCCCGGCCCAGCGCCCAGGCGAGGTCGGAGGCGCTGGTGTCGGTGTAGGAGGTGGTGAGGGTCGTGAGCATGGGTCGGCTCCGCTAGCACGCAAAGAGAGGTGGGGCCGGCTGGCGCCCGGGGGTGGCGCGGGGCGAACGGTCCGGAACGGGTCCGGGCGATCTGATTGCCGGCTCGTGCCCACGAGGTGTCCGAGGGCTGCCTTGACGCTTAAGAGGGAATCATGAACTACGGCTCCACCACAGCGTTTTTACCCAACTTCGGAGGGTTTCCATCCCCCCGAGGGCTGCACAGCTCAACTGTTCAACCGCCGTGCCCCGTACCGCCGGTGACGGGATTTCACTCATGGGGCGGGGGTTACGGGAGAGGGTTCCCGTACCAGGAGTGCGCCCTGGTTCCACGCCCCCCGCCCCGGAACGCGCGCCCCCCGGCCCGCCACGACGACGGACACCCGCCGACCGGGACGGCCGACGGGTTCCGCACGGTGCCGGTGGACGGCGGGTACGTACGGTGCGCGGGTGCGGCCGCGCGGCCGGCCTCCGCAGCGCGGGCCGACCTACGCCACGCGGGTCAGGACCCGCCGCCGCAGCCGCCCCCGCCACCCCCGCAGGAGGAACTGCTCCCGCCGTCGGAGGAGGAACCGCAGGACGATCCGCCGGACGAACCGCTGGTGTGGTGGCCACCCCCGCCCGAACCCCCGGAATCCCCCGCCCACCAGCTCCGCGACCGCCGCCGCCGCGAGCTGCTGAGCCCCGGCATGGCCCGCGAACTGATCACCAGGACGACCGTCACCACGGCCACCACGATGACAACACTCACGATGATCCCCATCATGAACCCCCCGTTCTCGCCCATATCCGCCGCACTGTCCGCGGCGCCTGGGTTGCCCTCATTGTCCGGTCATCATTCCGCATGTCGCGCGCGGTCCGAACCCCCCGGACACGGACCGCGCGCCGGCGTGTGACGGAGATGCCCTCCGCGTGTCCGCGCCAAAGCAGAGTTGAGGAAGTCCAGAGGTTGAGCGCAGGATGACGTCCATGACCTCGACCCCCGGCCCCGCCGGCCGCCCCCTCCTCAACCGCCGTCTCGCCGAGTTCGGGACGACGATCTTCGCCGAGATGTCCGCGCTCGCGGCCCGGACCGGTGCGATCAACCTGGGCCAGGGCTTCCCCGACACCGACGGCCCCGAGGAGATCCGCGAGGCGGCCGTCCGGGCGCTGCGCGACGGCCGGGGCAACCAGTACCCGCCGGGTCCGGGCGTCCCGGAGCTGCGGGAGGCCATCGCCGCGCACCAGGCCCGCCGCTACGGGCTGACCCTCGACCCGGACACCGAGGTCCTGGTCACCGCGGGTGCCACGGAGGCCATCGCGGCGGCCCTGCTGGCCCTGGTGGAGCCCGGCGACGAGGTCGTGGCGCTGGAGCCCTACTACGACTCGTACGCGGCAAGCATCGCGCTGGCGGGCGGTACCAGGGTCCCGGTCACGCTGCGCCCGTCCGGGGGCCGTTTCCGGCTGGACCTGGACGAGCTGCGCGCCGCGGTCACCCCGCGCACCCGGCTGCTGCTGATCAACACCCCGCACAACCCGACGGGCACCGTGCTGACCCGTGCCGAGCTGGCGGAGATCGCCCGGCTCGCCGTCGAGCGGGATCTGATCGTCGTCACGGACGAGG includes:
- a CDS encoding alpha/beta hydrolase family protein, whose protein sequence is MPDDATARAAAEEESAFSHPALPPDATAAYGSHPDQIVDLYAPHGTESGPAASSPLVVVVHGGAWRAPYDRWHISPFAGYLARRGFAVASVEYRRGSALPAPRGADPAPRDPVAGRWPDTFDDLAAAMDALPGLVRAALPVADPRRTVLTGHSAGGHLALWAAARHALPPDSPWYRARPLPLRGVVALAPIADLRTAGRLGVCGGAAQQFLGGPDAFERRLPYADPAALLPTGIATTLVQGRTDDVVPPAVSEAYADAAARAGEVVGLTLLDGVGHFPLIDPAADACAVVAEEIAQLAW
- a CDS encoding kynureninase; translation: MSEGGAGPVTGEAAAVGGAAAGAAAGAAGSGDPAVGDAAVGGAGAGALALGDVGVGDPAVAGAGAVAEGGDAGLRGRAAGLDAADPLADRRALFALDGTVYLDGNSLGALPEAVPGRIADVIRREWGELRIRSWDESGWWTAPERIGDLIAPLVGAAPGQIVVGDSTSVNVFKAVVGAIRLARAGTDGNPAGTARDELLVDASTFPTDGYIAASAARMTGCEIRAVLPRDVPQALGPRTAAVLLNHVDYRGGRLHDLPSLTRAVRAAGAYTVWDLCHSAGALPVGLDAHGVDLAVGCTYKYLNGGPGSPAYLYVRRDLQPLFDSPLPGWTGHAEPFGMHRGYTPGEGALRGRVGTPEILSALALEEALTVWDGVAIEEVRAKSLALTDFFLECVARYVPEGRVEVMTPSAHHERGSQIALRCADAEPVMAGLIARGVVGDFRAPDTLRFGFTPLYLSFAETERAARILGEVLAARP
- a CDS encoding tryptophan 2,3-dioxygenase family protein gives rise to the protein MSHETQGAGQGAESAPHLDFQGTTPYEDYVRADVLTHLQHPLSDDPGEMVFLVTTQVMELWFTVIVHEWETAARALREDDIPVAVAALKRSVAELEALNASWRPLARLTPAEFNSYRSALGDGSGFQSAMYRRMEFLLGEKSASMLVPHRGAPRVHAELEKALHEPSLYDEVLRLLARRGLPVPAAVLDRDLAARYEPSPEVERVWSSLYAEQRLPGTSPSGDSAAPAELLLLGETLTDVGELVWRWRNDHLVATRRAMGAKTGTGGSAGVAWLEKRAAKSVFPELWTARSHV
- a CDS encoding DUF3151 domain-containing protein, with product MSIHENLLGGPPPTHLPDDPEPRELLAAGTPPAEVAGKYPTSSLAWAQLADEAYERGSVVESYAYARTGYHRGLDALRRSGWKGHGPVPWDHEPNRGFLRALHALARAAGSIGEQEEHARCTQFLKDSSPAAAQTLG
- a CDS encoding MalY/PatB family protein, with protein sequence MAYPYDFDTAVDRRGTWSVQWDGVADRFPVPGLLPFTISDMDFPVAPAVRDALLRRVGHGVFGYTDWRNDDFLGAVTDWFARRHGTRIDPGSLVYAPSVLSQVSQLLRMWTEPGDGVVVHTPVYDGFRKAVEGLGRELRGVGVRDWEALERELARPGARVLLLCSPHNPTGTVWTDAELTRTAALADRYGIPVISDEIHADLTHEGHVHRPWTHYGRGRWALVTSGSKAFNFPALTGSYGVIGDPADRTEFLRRTENGEGLASPAVLSLTAHIAAYRESAGWLDAVRAYTYGNLRLVEERLGAELPGLGWRAPDAGYLAWIDLRPLGLTGDDALQRELVERERVAVMPGGTYGAPGFLRLNVGCPRSKALTGTDAVVRAVRRLTGR
- the fbaA gene encoding class II fructose-bisphosphate aldolase, which gives rise to MPIATPEVYNEMLDRAKAGKFAYPAINVTSSQTLHAALRGFAEAESDGIIQISTGGAEFLGGQHSKDMVTGAVALAEFAHIVAAKYDVTVALHTDHCPKDKLDTYVRPLLEISAERVSRGVNPLFQSHMWDGSAETLADNLAIGQELLAKAVAAKIILEVEITPTGGEEDGVTHEINDELYTTVDDAIRTAEALGLGDKGRYLLAASFGNVHGVYKPGNVVLRPELLKDLQEGVGAKYGKSAPFDFVFHGGSGSTAEEIATALENGVVKMNLDTDTQYAFTRPVAAHMFTNYDGVLKVDGEVGAKKLYDPRTWGKAAEAGMAARVTEACGNLRSTGTRIK
- the pyrE gene encoding orotate phosphoribosyltransferase, with protein sequence MSDARTDLLGQVKDKAVVHGKVTLSSGIEADYYVDLRRITLDAVAAPLVGRVMLDLTADLDFDAVGGLTLGADPVATAMLHAAAADGRTLDAFVVRKAAKVHGMQRQVEGPDIKGRRVLVVEDTSTTGSSPLTAVEAVRAAGAEVVAVATIVDRATGAAERISGTAGVPYRFAFSKDELGLD
- a CDS encoding aldose epimerase family protein encodes the protein MSSDEITLTAGDAEVTVRPGDGGRIGSLKVGGTELLRQGEHFGSFPMVPWCGRIRDGRFRDGADVHQMPLNAAPHAIHGTARDGAWRTARHSRTADRAVITHELTDPWPYPGLVTQVVELAPGSLTLTLAVETYGSSFPAQVGWHPWFNRQLAPDAETVRIDFAAAWQERRGADHLPTGERIDPLPGPWDDCFGMPDGVDVTLTWPGQLALNITSREPWVVVYDEQEAAVCVEPQTGPPDGLNTAPRLVTPVSPLEATTTWTWTSLDPG
- a CDS encoding DUF2617 family protein; translation: MLTTLTTSYTDTSASDLAWALGREPLPALATLDLELSGTKLQLRLLGASHQVLLEEERGICSETVACIPGSSTPLPLGVAERVGDWEYEFAARVETLSSGQFTGRAQELIALVSDHPNGLAGVFPGDPHAFTAMLAQRHEGHVHWRTWHAYPQDGQLVATRTRVGVRVAATL